In Melospiza georgiana isolate bMelGeo1 chromosome 8, bMelGeo1.pri, whole genome shotgun sequence, one genomic interval encodes:
- the COMTD1 gene encoding catechol O-methyltransferase domain-containing protein 1 gives MPLLSVPREVAVGTAMLGVAFAAGVLAGKRYPSFIFGTPSGKMGKNSPLRRYILDHSLREHPILKKLRLLTADHPHGRMMVSCEEAQLMANLAKLIKAKKVIEIGVFTGYNAVSMALLLPDDGRVIACDINEDYAKIGRPLWREAGVEHKIDLRIKPAIQTLDELLANGEAETFDFAFIDADKESYNEYYEKCFHLIKKGGIIAIDNVFWNGKVLKPRKDDLAAQSIHRLNEKLLRDARVNISMLPVGDGVTLAFKL, from the exons ATGCCGCTTCTCAGcgtgcccagggaagtggccgTGGGGACGGCGATGCTGGGGGTCGCCTTTGCCGCGGGTGTGCTTGCAG GTAAAAGATACCcttctttcatttttgggaCCCCAAGTGGTAAGATGGGAAAAAATAGTCCTCTCCGGCGATACATACTGGATCACTCCTTGCGGGAACATCCAATTCTCAAGAAGCTGCGTCTG CTCACTGCTGATCATCCCCATGGCAGAATGATGGTGTCCTGTGAGGAGGCTCAGCTTATGGCAAATTTGGCCAAACTCATTAAAGCCAAGAAAGTTATTGAAATAG GTGTGTTCACAGGTTATAATGCCGTGAGTATGGCACTTCTCCTGCCAGATGATGGCCGAGTTATTGCCTGTGATATAAATGAGGACTATGCCAAAATCGGAAGGCCGCTGTGGAGGGAG GCAGGAGTAGAGCATAAAATTGACCTGCGGATTAAGCCAGCAATTCAAACACTTG ATGAACTGTTGGCCAATGGAGAAGCTGAAACCTTTGACTTCGCTTTCATTGATGCCGATAAAGAAAGCTACAATGAGTACtatgaaaaatgctttcacCTCATAAAGAAAGGGGGAATAATAGCTATTGATAAT GTCTTTTGGAATGGAAAGGTGCTAAAACCAAGGAAGGATGACTTGGCAGCGCAGAGTATCCACCGCCTCAATGAGAAGCTTCTCAGAGATGCACGTGTCAATATCAGCATGCTCCCAGTGGGAGATGGAGTCACATTAGCATTCAAGTTGTAA